One Bacillus sp. FJAT-45350 genomic window carries:
- the rpoE gene encoding DNA-directed RNA polymerase subunit delta, with amino-acid sequence MLQLTIRELSKEEISEMSMLEIAHGLMKEARKPFAYMDLLKQVSEAKGMSEEEMSNRISYLYTDLNIDGRFVVLGDNKWGLKSWYPLEQIEEELVQAQKAAPRKKKKSAVEDDELVDELDEDYEDFEDEFEDLEDELDEISNEENEEDITEIDGFDDDSSEDDEDDDYEDEDEK; translated from the coding sequence GTGCTACAGTTGACTATCCGTGAACTAAGTAAAGAAGAAATTTCAGAAATGTCGATGCTTGAAATTGCCCATGGTTTAATGAAGGAAGCAAGGAAACCATTTGCTTATATGGACTTATTAAAGCAGGTATCTGAAGCAAAAGGAATGTCTGAGGAAGAGATGTCAAATCGTATTTCGTACCTCTATACAGACTTAAATATCGATGGTCGCTTTGTCGTACTAGGCGATAACAAATGGGGATTAAAAAGCTGGTATCCATTAGAGCAAATTGAAGAAGAACTTGTACAAGCTCAGAAGGCGGCTCCTCGTAAGAAGAAAAAGTCAGCTGTTGAAGATGATGAGCTGGTTGATGAGCTAGATGAAGATTATGAGGATTTTGAAGATGAGTTTGAAGATTTAGAAGATGAATTAGATGAAATTTCGAATGAAGAAAATGAAGAAGATATAACTGAAATAGACGGCTTCGATGATGATTCGTCAGAAGATGACGAAGATGATGACTATGAAGATGAAGATGAGAAGTAA
- a CDS encoding acyl-CoA dehydrogenase produces MNLLFTEEQEMMRKMVRDFANEQIAPFIEEMEENDTFPRGIVDQMGELGLMGVPISEQYGGAEMDFTSYIIAINELSKVSATVGVILSVHTSVGTNPILYFGTEEQKQKYVPKLASGQFLGAFGLTEPSAGSDAGSLRTSAVKSGNHYILNGTKVFITNAGEADTYIVFASTNPEAGSKGISAFIVEKDTPGFSVGKKEKKMGLHGSNTSELIFDNAKVPVENLLGEEGEGFKIAMANLDIGRIGIAAQALGIAEAALEAATDYAKERKQFGRSIGAQQGIAFKLADMATKVEAAKLLTYNAASLRQQGLSCGKEASMAKLFASRTAVEVATEAIQVFGGYGYTKDYPVERYFRDAKVCEIYEGTSEIQRIVINKSLLGN; encoded by the coding sequence ATGAATCTATTATTTACAGAAGAACAAGAAATGATGCGAAAAATGGTTCGTGATTTTGCTAATGAGCAAATTGCACCTTTTATAGAGGAAATGGAAGAGAACGATACATTTCCACGGGGAATTGTTGACCAAATGGGTGAACTAGGGCTGATGGGTGTTCCAATATCCGAGCAATATGGTGGAGCAGAGATGGACTTTACCTCATATATCATTGCAATTAATGAGTTATCAAAAGTAAGCGCAACAGTTGGGGTTATTCTATCAGTTCATACATCTGTCGGAACAAATCCAATCCTTTACTTTGGTACGGAAGAACAAAAGCAAAAGTACGTTCCTAAATTAGCTTCAGGTCAGTTTCTAGGGGCGTTTGGCTTAACAGAACCAAGTGCAGGGTCGGATGCAGGTAGCCTACGTACATCTGCAGTAAAATCCGGTAACCATTACATCTTAAATGGAACAAAAGTATTCATTACAAATGCAGGAGAGGCAGACACGTACATTGTCTTCGCTTCAACAAATCCAGAAGCAGGATCAAAAGGGATATCTGCATTTATCGTTGAAAAGGACACACCAGGATTTTCAGTTGGAAAAAAAGAGAAAAAGATGGGACTGCACGGTTCAAATACATCAGAGCTTATTTTTGACAATGCAAAAGTGCCAGTTGAGAATCTTCTTGGAGAAGAAGGAGAAGGCTTTAAGATTGCAATGGCAAACCTGGATATAGGTAGAATCGGCATTGCAGCACAGGCGCTTGGTATAGCAGAAGCTGCATTAGAGGCTGCAACGGACTATGCAAAAGAACGTAAGCAATTTGGTCGCTCAATTGGTGCACAGCAAGGAATTGCATTTAAGCTAGCGGATATGGCAACAAAAGTAGAAGCTGCAAAACTTTTAACTTATAATGCAGCAAGCTTACGACAACAAGGATTAAGCTGTGGAAAAGAAGCATCAATGGCAAAGCTGTTTGCATCTCGAACAGCTGTTGAAGTAGCAACGGAAGCAATTCAAGTCTTTGGGGGCTACGGCTATACGAAGGACTATCCAGTTGAACGCTACTTCCGCGATGCGAAAGTGTGTGAAATCTATGAAGGAACAAGCGAAATTCAACGCATTGTTATCAATAAATCGCTACTAGGTAATTAG
- a CDS encoding acyl-CoA dehydrogenase: MNFGLTEEQQMIRKMVRDFAKNEVAPTAEERDEEERFDRAIFDQMAELGLTGIPWPEEYGGIGGDYVSYCIAVEELSRVCGSTGVTLSAHLSLASWPIYKFGTEEQKQTHLRALAEGTKIGAYGLTEPGAGSDVANMKTTAKVDGDDYILNGSKIFITNGGVADIYVVFAVTDAEKRHKGVTAFIVESDMPGFSVGKKEKKLGIRSSPTTEIIFEDVRVPKANVLGKEGEGFKIAMMTLDGGRNGIAAQALGIAQGALDAAVDYAKERKQFGKSIGAQQGIAFKLADMATKIEASRLLTYQAAWNESQGIPYGKESAMSKLFAGDTAMEVTIEAVQVFGGYGYTKDYPVERYMRDAKITQIYEGTNEIQRLVISKMLLAD; the protein is encoded by the coding sequence ATGAATTTCGGATTAACAGAAGAACAACAAATGATTAGAAAAATGGTAAGAGATTTTGCAAAGAATGAAGTAGCGCCTACAGCAGAAGAGCGTGATGAAGAAGAGCGTTTTGATAGAGCTATCTTTGACCAAATGGCTGAGCTTGGCTTAACAGGTATTCCGTGGCCAGAAGAGTACGGTGGAATTGGTGGGGACTATGTGAGCTATTGTATAGCGGTAGAAGAACTATCTCGAGTGTGTGGATCTACAGGTGTAACGTTATCTGCTCACCTTTCTCTGGCAAGCTGGCCTATTTATAAATTCGGTACAGAAGAGCAAAAGCAAACTCACCTTCGTGCATTAGCAGAAGGAACGAAAATTGGTGCCTATGGACTTACAGAGCCAGGCGCAGGTTCGGACGTTGCTAATATGAAAACAACAGCAAAAGTAGATGGGGATGACTACATCTTAAATGGTTCGAAAATTTTTATAACAAACGGTGGAGTAGCAGATATCTATGTTGTATTTGCAGTGACAGACGCAGAGAAGCGCCATAAAGGTGTAACGGCATTTATCGTAGAAAGTGATATGCCAGGATTTTCTGTAGGGAAAAAGGAAAAGAAATTAGGAATTCGTTCATCACCTACAACTGAGATTATTTTTGAAGATGTTCGTGTACCTAAGGCAAATGTTCTTGGTAAAGAAGGAGAAGGCTTTAAGATTGCGATGATGACTCTTGATGGTGGTCGTAATGGTATCGCGGCACAAGCATTAGGAATTGCACAAGGGGCACTTGATGCTGCAGTTGACTATGCAAAAGAGCGTAAGCAGTTTGGTAAATCAATTGGTGCTCAGCAAGGGATTGCGTTTAAGTTAGCTGATATGGCAACGAAGATTGAAGCATCTCGACTACTGACGTACCAAGCTGCATGGAATGAAAGCCAAGGCATCCCTTATGGGAAAGAATCAGCGATGTCAAAATTATTTGCTGGTGATACAGCAATGGAAGTAACAATTGAAGCGGTTCAAGTCTTTGGAGGCTATGGCTATACGAAGGATTATCCAGTAGAGCGTTATATGCGTGATGCGAAAATCACACAAATTTATGAAGGTACAAATGAGATTCAACGTCTAGTAATTTCAAAAATGTTATTAGCAGATTAA
- a CDS encoding TetR/AcrR family transcriptional regulator — MNKKKVPSMVKDQQLIKKRREQMVKGAVNLFKEKGFHRTTTREIAKESGFSIGTLYEYIGSKEDVLYLVCDAIYEEVRDRLKQYLEMEDTSGIDRLKLAIASYFKVIDEMQDEVLVMYQEAKSLPKEALPYVLQKEIEMTVMIEKIIKDCVEAKLLNLSEQETKMLAHNILVQGHMWTFRRWALQKLYTIEEYTEIQLKQMLLGIVQNEEDR, encoded by the coding sequence TTGAACAAAAAGAAGGTTCCTTCAATGGTCAAAGACCAACAACTCATAAAAAAACGTCGAGAGCAAATGGTCAAAGGCGCAGTGAACTTATTTAAAGAAAAAGGGTTTCATCGAACGACAACGAGAGAAATAGCAAAAGAATCAGGCTTTAGCATTGGTACTTTATATGAATATATTGGTTCGAAAGAAGATGTACTTTACCTTGTATGTGATGCGATTTACGAGGAAGTACGTGACCGCTTAAAACAATATCTAGAGATGGAAGATACATCAGGCATAGACAGATTGAAATTAGCAATTGCATCCTACTTTAAAGTGATTGATGAGATGCAGGATGAAGTTCTTGTTATGTATCAGGAAGCGAAATCGTTACCGAAAGAAGCGCTTCCGTATGTATTGCAAAAGGAAATTGAAATGACAGTGATGATTGAGAAAATCATTAAAGACTGTGTGGAAGCAAAGCTACTAAATCTTTCAGAACAAGAGACGAAGATGCTCGCGCATAACATCCTTGTTCAAGGACATATGTGGACGTTCCGACGATGGGCACTTCAAAAGCTTTATACAATTGAGGAATATACTGAAATTCAACTAAAACAAATGCTCCTAGGAATTGTTCAGAATGAAGAGGACAGATAA
- the icmF gene encoding fused isobutyryl-CoA mutase/GTPase IcmF has translation METVEIYRPANPVRFVTASSLFDGHDASINIMRRILQASGVEVIHLGHNRSVEEVVKAAIQEDVQGIAISSYQGGHVEYFKYCYDLLKERGAGHIRIYGGGGGVITPPEIKELHEYGITHIFSPEDGRKHGLQGMINDMVEECDFPTVKDITNEIEQLKEKNVRAVARMISLAEQHSSAGQEAAATLEKTLNELKNMTQEVPVLGITGTGGAGKSSLTDELVRRYLNEFDDKTIAILSIDPTKQKTGGALLGDRIRMNSIHTDRVFMRSLATRGSKTEISASIRDAINVAKAAGFDLIIVETSGIGQGDAEITEISDVAMYVMTSEFGAPTQLEKIDMIDFADLIAINKFERKGSDDALRHVRKQYQRSHNRFEDDLDQMPVYGTIASQFNDIGTNTLFVAIIDTINKKCGTDWTTNLETSKEVVKKNLIIPPDRTQYLRDIVLSIRNYKSFTDEQVTVARKLFQVTGTIEALNEAGVTDEQVVEQLIQVKAHYETKLHPDSKAILDNWETLKENYSGDQFITKVRGKEIVTELTTESLSGTKIPKVALPKYKDWGEILKWSMEENVPGLFPFTAGVFPFKRKGEDPKRQFAGEGTPERTNRRFHYLSKDDDAKRLSTAFDSVTLYGEDPDYRPDIYGKVGESGVNVCTLDDMKKLYAGFDLCAPSTSVSMTINGPAPIILAMFMNTAIEQQVEKYEVETGQKVTEQELQEIRDRTLSTVRGTVQADILKEDQGQNTCIFSTEFALRLMGDIQQYFIDKKVRNYYSVSISGYHIAEAGANPISQLAFTLANGFTYVEYYLSRGMDINDFAPNLSFFFSNGLDPEYAVLGRVARRIWSTVMKNKYNANERSQKLKYHIQTSGRSLHAQEIDFNDIRTTLQALMAIYDNCNSLHTNAYDEAITTPTEESVRRAMAIQMIITKELGLAKNENSLQGSFIIDELTDLLEEAVLQELESINDRGGVLGAMETQYQRAKIQEESMYYEMQKHNGDLPIIGVNTYLNPNTPDEEEFDMELARATKEEKEQQITNLRAFQDRNKDETQTALKRLQETAVSGGNIFEELMETVKVASLGQITTALYQVGGQYRRNM, from the coding sequence ATGGAGACGGTAGAGATCTATCGACCGGCAAACCCAGTTCGTTTTGTAACCGCTTCAAGTTTATTTGACGGACATGATGCTTCGATTAATATAATGAGACGAATTTTGCAGGCTAGTGGGGTAGAGGTTATTCATCTAGGCCACAATCGTTCAGTTGAAGAAGTAGTAAAAGCAGCTATTCAAGAAGATGTGCAAGGGATTGCTATTTCCTCCTATCAGGGAGGGCATGTAGAGTATTTTAAATATTGTTATGATCTGTTAAAAGAACGTGGTGCAGGACATATCCGTATTTATGGTGGTGGAGGTGGTGTAATTACTCCACCAGAGATTAAAGAGTTACACGAGTATGGAATCACTCATATATTTTCTCCTGAAGACGGTCGTAAGCATGGACTGCAAGGAATGATTAACGACATGGTGGAAGAGTGCGACTTTCCAACAGTGAAGGATATTACAAATGAAATCGAGCAGTTAAAAGAAAAGAATGTTCGTGCAGTAGCAAGGATGATTTCTCTTGCTGAACAGCATTCAAGTGCAGGGCAGGAAGCAGCTGCTACATTAGAAAAAACCTTAAATGAATTAAAGAATATGACACAAGAAGTTCCCGTACTAGGGATTACAGGTACTGGTGGAGCAGGTAAAAGTTCATTAACAGATGAATTAGTACGTCGTTATTTAAATGAGTTTGATGACAAAACAATTGCCATTTTATCAATAGATCCAACGAAGCAGAAAACAGGTGGTGCTTTATTAGGTGACCGTATTCGTATGAATTCGATTCACACTGATCGCGTGTTTATGAGAAGTTTGGCAACTCGTGGGTCGAAAACAGAGATTTCTGCAAGTATTCGAGACGCAATAAATGTTGCAAAAGCAGCTGGATTTGATTTAATCATCGTTGAAACGAGTGGGATTGGACAAGGGGATGCGGAAATAACTGAAATTTCCGATGTGGCAATGTATGTAATGACAAGTGAATTTGGTGCGCCAACTCAATTAGAGAAAATTGACATGATTGATTTTGCGGACCTAATTGCAATTAATAAATTCGAACGTAAAGGCTCTGATGACGCATTACGTCATGTACGTAAACAATATCAAAGAAGTCATAACCGTTTTGAAGATGACCTTGACCAAATGCCTGTTTACGGAACGATCGCGAGTCAATTTAATGATATTGGTACAAATACACTATTTGTTGCAATTATCGACACAATCAATAAAAAGTGTGGAACAGATTGGACAACAAACCTTGAAACAAGCAAAGAAGTAGTGAAGAAGAACCTCATCATTCCACCAGACCGTACACAGTACTTACGTGATATTGTTCTATCAATCCGTAATTACAAGTCGTTTACTGATGAACAAGTAACAGTAGCAAGAAAGTTATTCCAAGTAACAGGAACTATAGAAGCTTTAAATGAAGCTGGAGTTACGGATGAGCAAGTAGTTGAACAATTAATTCAAGTAAAAGCTCATTACGAGACGAAGCTTCATCCGGATTCAAAAGCAATTCTTGATAACTGGGAAACATTAAAAGAGAATTATTCTGGAGATCAATTCATTACAAAGGTTCGGGGTAAGGAAATCGTTACAGAGTTAACGACAGAAAGTCTATCAGGAACAAAAATTCCGAAAGTAGCTCTTCCTAAATATAAGGATTGGGGCGAAATTTTAAAATGGTCAATGGAAGAAAACGTTCCTGGCTTATTCCCATTTACAGCCGGCGTATTTCCATTCAAGCGTAAAGGGGAAGATCCAAAGCGCCAATTTGCTGGGGAAGGAACTCCTGAACGTACGAATCGTCGCTTTCACTATCTATCAAAAGATGATGATGCAAAGCGCTTAAGTACGGCATTCGATTCAGTAACACTTTACGGGGAAGATCCTGACTATCGTCCTGATATTTACGGGAAAGTAGGCGAAAGTGGTGTAAATGTTTGTACACTTGATGATATGAAGAAGCTATATGCAGGCTTTGATTTATGTGCTCCTTCAACATCAGTATCAATGACTATTAACGGTCCTGCACCTATAATTTTAGCGATGTTTATGAATACAGCGATTGAACAGCAAGTAGAGAAATATGAAGTAGAAACAGGACAAAAGGTAACAGAGCAAGAGCTTCAAGAGATTAGAGACAGAACCCTTTCTACAGTTCGTGGAACGGTTCAGGCAGATATTTTGAAGGAAGATCAAGGACAGAATACGTGTATTTTCTCAACAGAATTTGCACTTCGCCTCATGGGTGACATTCAGCAGTACTTTATTGATAAAAAAGTTCGTAATTACTATTCGGTTTCTATTTCTGGCTACCACATTGCTGAAGCTGGAGCAAACCCGATTAGTCAACTTGCATTCACACTAGCAAATGGCTTTACGTACGTAGAGTACTATTTAAGCCGTGGCATGGATATTAATGACTTTGCACCAAACCTATCATTCTTCTTTAGTAACGGGTTAGATCCTGAATACGCAGTTCTAGGACGGGTAGCGAGAAGAATTTGGTCAACTGTTATGAAAAATAAATACAATGCAAACGAACGCAGTCAGAAGCTGAAGTATCATATTCAAACATCTGGACGCTCACTGCATGCACAAGAAATTGATTTTAATGATATTCGTACAACGCTGCAAGCTCTTATGGCGATTTATGATAACTGTAACTCATTGCATACAAATGCTTATGATGAAGCGATCACAACGCCTACAGAAGAATCTGTACGCCGTGCAATGGCGATTCAAATGATTATTACAAAAGAGCTAGGACTAGCGAAAAATGAAAATTCTCTGCAAGGGTCATTTATCATTGATGAGCTAACAGATCTTTTAGAAGAGGCCGTACTACAAGAGCTTGAGAGCATTAATGATCGTGGAGGAGTTCTTGGAGCAATGGAGACTCAATATCAAAGAGCGAAAATCCAAGAGGAATCTATGTATTATGAAATGCAAAAGCACAATGGTGATTTACCAATTATCGGTGTAAACACATACCTAAATCCAAACACACCGGATGAAGAAGAGTTTGATATGGAGCTAGCTCGTGCAACAAAAGAAGAAAAGGAACAACAAATTACAAACTTACGAGCATTCCAAGATAGAAACAAAGATGAAACACAAACAGCACTTAAACGTCTACAAGAGACAGCTGTATCAGGTGGCAATATCTTTGAGGAATTAATGGAAACAGTGAAGGTAGCGAGCCTAGGACAAATCACAACAGCTCTATACCAAGTCGGAGGACAGTATAGAAGAAACATGTAA
- a CDS encoding 3-hydroxybutyryl-CoA dehydrogenase: MSIQTVLVIGAGQMGSGIAQVNAMAGFDVYLHDLKEEYVERGMNTIKKNLDRQVQKERMTGEERDEVLSRLTPSTDLNNASKVDIVIEAAIENMEIKSKLFADLDKIAPEHAILATNTSSLPITEIAAATNRPEKVIGMHFMNPVPVMKLVEIIRGLATSDEVYQTIEDMSKKLDKIPVEVNDFPGFVSNRILMPMINEAIYTVYEGVATPEAVDEVMKLGMNHPMGPLTLADFIGLDTCLYIMETLHDGFGDDKYRPCPLLRKYVKAGWLGKKTGRGFYQYN; this comes from the coding sequence ATGAGTATTCAAACGGTATTAGTTATTGGTGCAGGTCAGATGGGATCGGGGATTGCTCAAGTAAATGCAATGGCAGGTTTTGATGTGTATTTACATGACTTAAAGGAAGAGTATGTTGAGCGTGGGATGAACACGATTAAGAAAAACCTTGACCGTCAAGTTCAAAAGGAGCGTATGACAGGAGAAGAACGAGATGAAGTTTTGAGTCGTTTAACACCTTCTACAGATTTAAATAATGCGTCAAAGGTAGACATCGTGATTGAAGCAGCGATTGAAAATATGGAAATTAAATCAAAACTATTTGCTGACTTAGACAAAATTGCTCCAGAGCATGCAATTTTAGCAACAAATACATCTTCATTACCTATTACAGAAATTGCAGCGGCAACAAATCGTCCTGAAAAAGTAATCGGTATGCACTTTATGAATCCGGTGCCTGTAATGAAGCTTGTAGAAATCATTCGTGGGTTAGCAACAAGTGATGAAGTGTATCAAACCATCGAAGACATGTCGAAAAAACTAGATAAAATTCCAGTAGAGGTAAATGACTTCCCAGGCTTCGTTTCTAACCGTATCTTAATGCCAATGATTAATGAAGCAATCTACACAGTCTATGAAGGAGTAGCAACTCCAGAAGCAGTAGATGAAGTAATGAAGTTAGGGATGAATCATCCAATGGGGCCATTAACGCTAGCAGACTTTATTGGGTTGGATACGTGTTTATATATTATGGAAACATTACATGATGGCTTCGGTGATGATAAATACCGCCCTTGTCCATTACTTAGAAAATACGTTAAAGCAGGTTGGTTAGGTAAGAAGACAGGAAGAGGTTTCTATCAATATAACTAA